A genomic segment from Hypomesus transpacificus isolate Combined female chromosome 13, fHypTra1, whole genome shotgun sequence encodes:
- the gsg1l2b gene encoding germ cell-specific gene 1-like protein, producing MGIDRRRRASLALTLNFLALFLALSALSTSYWCEGTRKVVKPFCTGPVKTRQSFCIRFNSSNLNDTRLVQYIWETGEDKYLMRKFHTGIWFSCEQNVNMTGENCRSFIYVAPSNERGVLWLCIVAECLYILLLATGGILMSIEVCRFGNVIDGLKLNAFAAICTVLSGLLGMVAHMMYTTAFQLTVSLGPEDWKPQTWDYSWSYMLAWGSFTACMASSVTTINRYTKTILEFKHKRRNIEKNLKIKQKLLELDSPEQVWDMYISSVPSTTEELLDLSGNGRKLSNASVFLDLNDLPDSQGEEYC from the exons ATGGGGATTGATCGGCGACGGAGAGCCTCGCTGGCGCTTACCTTGAACTTCCTTGCCTTGTTTCTGGCGCTGTCCGCGCTTTCTACCAGCTACTGGTGTGAGGGGACGCGGAAAGTAGTTAAACCGTTCTGTACCGGACCGGTGAAGACTAGACAGTCGTTCTGCATTAGGTTCAACAGTTCGAACCTTAACGACACTCGTCTGGTCCAGTACATCTGGGAAACGGGAGAGGACAAATACCTGATGAGGAAGTTTCACACCGGAATTTGGTTCTCTTGCGAACAGAACGTCAACATGACCG GGGAGAACTGCAGAAGTTTCATATACGTGGCCCCTTCCAATGAGCGAG gaGTGTTGTGGCTGTGTATTGTGGCAGAGTGCCTGTACATCCTCCTCCTGGCCACTGGGGGCATCCTCATGTCCATAGAGGTCTGTCGTTTTGGCAACGTCATCGACGGACTCAAACTGAACGCCTTCGCTGCTATTTGCACTGTCCTGTCAG GTCTGCTCGGCATGGTGGCTCATATGATGTACACCACAGCCTTCCAGCTCACTGTGAGTCTGGGACCTGAGGACTGGAAGCCCCAGACCTGGGACTACAGCTGGTCCTACAT GCTGGCGTGGGGCTCGTTCACGGCGTGCATGGCGTCTTCCGTCACCACCATCAACCGCTACACCAAGACCATCCTGGAGTTCAAGCACAAGCGCAGGAACATCGAGAAGAACCTGAAGATCAAACAGAAGCTTCTGGAACTGGACTCGCCGGAGCAGGTGTGGGACATGTACATCAGCTCGGTCCCCAGCACCACTGAGGAGCTGCTGGATCTGTCCGGCAACGGACGCAAGCTCTCCAACGCCTCCGTCTTCCTGGACCTCAACGACCTGCCTGACTCCCAGGGAGAGGAGTACTgctga